The following are encoded together in the Thermus neutrinimicus genome:
- the pckA gene encoding phosphoenolpyruvate carboxykinase (ATP): MDRLEPLGIRPRKQVFWNTVSPILVEHTLARGEGILAHKGSLVVDTTPYTGRSPRDKFVVREPGVEEEVWWGEVNQPFAPEAFQALLERVAAYLSERDLYVQDLYAGADRRYRLAVRVVTESSWHALFARNMFILPRRFPEDDEVEPFVPGFTVIHAPYFLADPERDGTRSEVFVGISFQRKIVLIVGTKYAGEIKKSIFTVMNYLMPKRGVFPMHASANVGKEGDVAIFFGLSGTGKTTLSTDPARPLIGDDEHGWSEEGVFNFEGGCYAKVIRLSPEHEPLIYKASNQFEAILENVVVNPESRRVEWDDDTKTENTRASYPLAHLENVVESGLAGHPRAIFFLSADAYGVLPPIARLSPEEAMYYFLSGYTARVAGTERGVTEPKATFSACFGAPFLPLHPGVYARMLGEKIKKHGPRVYLVNTGWTGGPYGVGRRFPLPLTRALLQAALSGALEGVPYRQDPVFGFQVPLEVPGVPKELLDPRETWEDKEAYDRQARRLAALFQENFQKYADGVEEAIRRAGPKVG; the protein is encoded by the coding sequence ATGGACCGACTGGAGCCTTTGGGCATCAGACCGAGGAAACAGGTTTTCTGGAACACGGTTTCTCCCATCCTGGTGGAGCATACCCTGGCCCGGGGGGAGGGGATTCTGGCCCACAAGGGATCCTTGGTGGTGGACACCACCCCCTACACCGGGAGAAGCCCCCGGGACAAGTTCGTGGTGCGGGAGCCGGGGGTGGAGGAGGAGGTCTGGTGGGGCGAGGTGAACCAGCCCTTCGCCCCGGAGGCCTTCCAGGCCCTTCTGGAAAGGGTGGCCGCCTACCTCTCTGAGCGGGACCTGTACGTCCAGGACCTTTACGCCGGAGCCGACAGGCGCTACCGCCTGGCGGTACGGGTGGTGACGGAAAGCTCCTGGCACGCCCTATTTGCCCGCAACATGTTCATCCTCCCGCGCCGTTTCCCCGAGGACGACGAGGTGGAGCCCTTCGTCCCCGGCTTCACGGTGATCCATGCCCCTTACTTCCTGGCCGACCCCGAGCGGGATGGAACCCGTAGCGAGGTGTTCGTGGGCATCAGCTTCCAGAGGAAAATCGTCCTGATCGTGGGTACCAAGTACGCGGGGGAGATCAAGAAGAGCATCTTCACCGTGATGAACTACCTCATGCCCAAACGGGGAGTTTTCCCCATGCACGCCTCGGCCAACGTGGGGAAGGAAGGGGATGTGGCCATCTTCTTCGGTCTTTCCGGGACGGGCAAGACCACCCTTTCCACCGACCCAGCGAGGCCTTTGATCGGCGACGACGAGCACGGCTGGAGCGAGGAAGGCGTCTTCAACTTTGAAGGGGGATGCTACGCCAAGGTCATCCGCCTCTCCCCGGAGCACGAACCCCTCATCTATAAAGCCTCCAATCAGTTTGAGGCCATCCTGGAGAACGTGGTGGTGAACCCGGAAAGCCGCCGGGTGGAGTGGGATGACGACACCAAGACCGAGAACACCCGGGCCTCTTACCCCCTGGCCCATCTGGAGAACGTGGTGGAGTCCGGCCTGGCTGGGCACCCCAGGGCCATCTTCTTCCTCTCCGCCGACGCCTACGGGGTCCTGCCCCCCATCGCTCGCCTCTCCCCTGAGGAGGCCATGTACTACTTCCTCTCCGGCTACACCGCCCGGGTGGCGGGAACGGAGAGGGGAGTCACCGAGCCCAAGGCCACCTTCTCCGCCTGTTTTGGGGCGCCCTTTTTGCCCCTCCATCCCGGGGTTTACGCCAGGATGCTGGGGGAGAAGATCAAGAAGCATGGTCCCAGGGTATACCTGGTGAATACCGGATGGACTGGGGGGCCTTACGGGGTGGGCCGGCGTTTCCCCCTCCCCCTTACCCGCGCCCTCTTGCAGGCGGCCCTAAGCGGGGCCCTCGAGGGGGTTCCCTACCGCCAGGATCCCGTCTTCGGTTTCCAGGTGCCCCTGGAGGTGCCCGGGGTACCCAAGGAGCTTTTGGACCCGCGGGAGACCTGGGAGGACAAGGAGGCCTACGATCGGCAGGCCAGGAGGCTAGCGGCCTTGTTCCAGGAAAACTTCCAAAAGTATGCGGACGGGGTAGAGGAGGCCATACGCCGGGCAGGGCCAAAGGTGGGGTAG
- a CDS encoding heme o synthase, with translation MSQAWFSRYAWGVLGWNILVALWGAYVRATGSGAGCGSHWPTCNGEIIPRTPQVETLIEFTHRATSGLAFLSVALLALLAFRLFPKGHPVRLGAGFSLFFMLTESLVGASLVLFGWTADNVSAARAVVQMVHLANTYFLLASLVLTAWWASGGAPLRLRGQGAVGVALLLGLLALLFLGMSGAVTALGDLLFPVRNTLEALERSLTPGEHFLVRLRVLHPLIAVSVGLYVVFAGYLVAHLRPSAHTRRFAHALAYLYGVQLLAGLVNVWLKAPVWMQILHLLLAYAVWLLFLLLLAAALARGAKRVELGEGLEAGQVHQGTGGATWRDYLALTKPRVISLLLFTTLVAMLIAAKGWPGTGLFLVVALGGYMMAGAANAINMVVDRDIDARMRRTAKRPTVTQRISSRDALLFALGLALLAFLLLFWGANLLSATLALMGLIWYVLVYTLYLKRRTWHNIVIGGAAGAFPPLVGWAAVTGDLSLFAWYLFALIFFWTPVHFWALALMIQDDYRAVGVPMLPVVLGERVTVMQIALYAVLTALISLMPLLLGELGLVYLFFSLTLNALLILKSLALYRQPERRTAVSLYKYSMLYLALLFVAMAVDRVL, from the coding sequence ATGAGCCAAGCTTGGTTTAGCCGTTACGCCTGGGGAGTCTTGGGGTGGAACATCCTGGTGGCCCTCTGGGGGGCTTACGTGCGAGCCACGGGGTCGGGGGCGGGGTGCGGCTCCCACTGGCCCACCTGCAACGGGGAGATCATCCCCAGAACCCCCCAGGTGGAGACCCTCATCGAGTTCACCCACCGGGCCACCTCGGGGCTGGCCTTTCTTTCCGTGGCCCTTCTGGCCCTTTTGGCCTTCCGCCTTTTCCCCAAGGGCCATCCCGTGCGGCTGGGGGCCGGGTTTTCCCTTTTCTTCATGCTCACCGAGAGCCTGGTGGGCGCCTCTTTGGTCCTTTTTGGTTGGACAGCCGATAACGTGAGCGCCGCCAGGGCCGTGGTGCAGATGGTGCACCTGGCCAACACCTACTTCCTCCTGGCTTCCTTGGTCCTCACCGCCTGGTGGGCCTCTGGGGGTGCCCCTTTGCGCCTTAGGGGGCAGGGGGCGGTGGGGGTGGCCTTGCTCCTGGGGCTTCTCGCCTTGCTCTTCCTGGGGATGAGCGGGGCGGTGACCGCCTTGGGCGACCTTCTTTTCCCCGTGCGGAATACCCTCGAGGCCCTGGAGCGCTCCTTAACCCCTGGGGAGCACTTCCTGGTGCGCCTCAGGGTGCTCCACCCCCTCATCGCCGTAAGCGTGGGGCTTTACGTGGTCTTTGCTGGTTACCTTGTGGCGCATCTCAGGCCGTCTGCCCACACCCGCCGCTTTGCCCACGCCCTTGCCTACCTCTATGGGGTGCAACTTTTGGCCGGTTTGGTGAATGTCTGGCTCAAGGCCCCGGTCTGGATGCAGATCCTGCACCTTCTTTTGGCCTATGCCGTGTGGCTACTTTTCCTCCTGCTTTTGGCGGCAGCCTTGGCCAGGGGGGCTAAGCGGGTGGAACTGGGGGAGGGCCTAGAGGCGGGGCAGGTGCACCAGGGTACTGGGGGAGCCACCTGGAGGGACTACCTGGCCCTTACCAAACCCCGGGTGATCAGCCTCCTCCTCTTCACTACCCTTGTGGCCATGCTCATCGCTGCCAAGGGCTGGCCCGGCACAGGCCTCTTCCTGGTGGTGGCCCTGGGTGGCTACATGATGGCAGGGGCGGCCAACGCCATCAACATGGTGGTGGACCGGGACATCGACGCCCGCATGCGCCGCACCGCCAAGCGCCCCACCGTGACCCAGCGCATTTCCAGCCGAGATGCCCTTCTCTTCGCCCTTGGCCTCGCCCTTCTGGCCTTCCTCCTGCTCTTTTGGGGGGCAAACCTCCTTTCCGCCACCTTAGCCCTCATGGGCCTTATCTGGTACGTGCTGGTCTACACCCTTTACCTGAAGCGCCGCACCTGGCACAACATCGTCATCGGCGGGGCGGCGGGGGCCTTCCCCCCCTTGGTGGGCTGGGCGGCGGTTACCGGGGACCTAAGTCTTTTCGCCTGGTACCTCTTCGCCCTCATCTTCTTCTGGACCCCGGTGCACTTCTGGGCCCTAGCCCTCATGATCCAGGACGACTACCGGGCCGTGGGCGTACCCATGCTGCCCGTGGTGCTGGGGGAACGGGTTACGGTGATGCAGATCGCCCTATATGCGGTGCTTACCGCCTTGATCTCCCTCATGCCCCTCCTTCTAGGGGAACTCGGCCTTGTGTACCTCTTCTTTAGCCTTACCCTTAATGCTTTGCTTATCCTTAAGAGCCTTGCCCTCTACCGCCAGCCCGAGCGGAGGACGGCGGTTTCGCTGTATAAATACTCCATGCTCTACCTGGCCCTATTGTTCGTGGCCATGGCGGTGGATCGGGTGCTTTAG
- the pgi gene encoding glucose-6-phosphate isomerase codes for MLRLDTRFLPHFPDALSEHAPILLGAREALLAKRKDPQSMLGWMDLPEDTETLRLIRRYREANPWVEDFVLLGIGGSALGPKALENAFNESGVRFHYVDHVEPEPVLRLLRGLDPRKTLVNAVSKSGATAETLAALLVFLNWLRENLGEDWRRHLVLTTDPTRGALRALAEKEGLEAFPIPENVGGRYSVLSPVGLLPLAFAGVDLEALLMGARKANELALAPLEENLPLKTALLQHLHRHLPVTVFMVYSKRLEYLPAWFVQLHDESLGKRDGEGNRVGTTAVPALGPQDQHAQVQLFREGPLDKLIVLVVPERATEDLILPQVEGLEEAGYLFGKGLFQLLKAEAEATYQALAEGGQRVYTLYLSEVSPYAVGWLLQHLMWQTAFLGELWGVNAFDQPGVELGKRLTFALLGRPGYGP; via the coding sequence TTCGGAACACGCCCCCATCCTGCTGGGGGCCCGGGAGGCCCTTTTGGCCAAGCGGAAGGACCCCCAGAGCATGCTGGGCTGGATGGACCTTCCCGAGGACACGGAAACCCTAAGGCTGATTCGCCGCTACCGCGAGGCCAACCCTTGGGTGGAGGACTTTGTCCTCCTGGGCATCGGGGGAAGCGCCTTGGGGCCTAAGGCCTTGGAAAACGCCTTCAACGAAAGCGGCGTGCGCTTCCACTACGTGGACCATGTGGAGCCCGAGCCCGTGCTTCGGCTCCTTCGGGGCCTAGACCCCCGGAAGACTCTGGTGAACGCGGTTTCCAAGTCGGGGGCCACCGCGGAAACCCTGGCCGCTCTGCTGGTTTTCCTGAACTGGCTTCGGGAGAACCTGGGGGAGGACTGGCGGCGGCACCTGGTTCTCACCACCGATCCCACGCGGGGGGCGCTAAGGGCTTTAGCGGAAAAGGAAGGCCTTGAGGCCTTTCCCATTCCCGAAAACGTGGGGGGGCGCTACTCCGTGCTCTCCCCGGTGGGGCTCCTTCCCTTGGCCTTCGCCGGGGTGGACCTGGAAGCCCTCCTCATGGGGGCCAGGAAGGCCAACGAGCTGGCCCTAGCCCCCTTGGAGGAAAACCTACCCCTGAAAACCGCTCTCCTCCAGCACCTCCACCGCCACCTGCCCGTCACGGTCTTTATGGTGTACTCAAAGAGGCTGGAATACCTTCCCGCCTGGTTTGTCCAGCTCCACGACGAGTCCTTGGGCAAGCGGGACGGGGAGGGAAACCGGGTGGGCACCACCGCCGTGCCCGCCCTGGGTCCCCAGGACCAGCACGCCCAGGTGCAGCTCTTCCGGGAAGGCCCCTTGGATAAGCTCATCGTTCTGGTGGTGCCGGAAAGGGCCACGGAGGACCTCATCCTGCCCCAGGTGGAAGGCCTCGAGGAGGCGGGTTACCTCTTCGGCAAGGGCCTATTCCAGCTTCTCAAGGCCGAGGCCGAGGCCACCTACCAGGCCCTGGCCGAGGGGGGGCAGAGGGTCTATACCCTCTACCTCTCGGAGGTTTCCCCCTACGCCGTGGGCTGGCTCTTGCAGCACCTCATGTGGCAGACCGCCTTCCTGGGGGAGCTTTGGGGGGTGAACGCCTTCGATCAGCCTGGGGTGGAGCTGGGCAAGCGCCTGACCTTCGCCCTTCTGGGGCGCCCCGGGTATGGCCCCTAA